Proteins from a single region of Lujinxingia litoralis:
- a CDS encoding class I SAM-dependent methyltransferase produces MKPALHTLSPLLLACTLACSGSSAIEKADSPTPDDARATQPLNASPPHHAEDDTDDENAMSHHDHHDHQHHATPHTHKHGHHNHRFESPEDYVERWNSPERDSWQRPTAVVEAMSITTGMSVADIGAGTGYFIPHLSAQVGPEGHVFAVDTEEAMLGYIQEQARTRGWDNIKTIQATPNASGLEEAQVDRILTVNTWHHIPEREAYAAHLKSRLRPGGSLWIVDISADSPMGPPPEHRLSPEQIIAELEAGGFQAELYDLKLERQFIIVGRFHD; encoded by the coding sequence ATGAAACCTGCCCTTCACACGCTGAGCCCTCTCCTTTTGGCCTGCACCCTGGCCTGCTCGGGTTCCTCCGCCATCGAGAAAGCCGACAGCCCTACCCCCGACGACGCCCGGGCCACCCAACCCCTCAACGCCTCCCCGCCACACCACGCCGAAGACGACACCGACGACGAGAACGCCATGAGTCACCACGACCATCACGACCACCAGCATCACGCCACTCCCCACACTCACAAGCACGGCCACCACAACCACCGCTTCGAGTCGCCCGAGGACTACGTCGAGCGCTGGAACAGCCCGGAGCGCGATAGCTGGCAACGCCCTACCGCCGTGGTCGAAGCCATGAGCATCACCACCGGCATGAGTGTGGCCGACATCGGCGCGGGCACCGGATACTTTATCCCCCACCTCAGCGCGCAGGTCGGCCCCGAGGGCCACGTCTTCGCCGTCGACACCGAAGAAGCGATGCTTGGCTACATCCAGGAACAGGCCCGCACCCGGGGCTGGGACAACATCAAGACCATCCAGGCCACCCCCAACGCCTCGGGCCTCGAAGAGGCGCAGGTCGACCGCATCCTCACGGTCAACACCTGGCACCACATCCCCGAGCGCGAAGCCTACGCCGCGCACCTCAAGTCGCGCCTGCGCCCGGGCGGCTCGCTCTGGATCGTGGACATCAGCGCCGATAGCCCCATGGGACCGCCCCCCGAGCACCGCCTCAGCCCTGAGCAAATCATCGCCGAGTTAGAAGCCGGCGGCTTTCAGGCCGAGCTCTACGACCTAAAGTTGGAGCGCCAGTTCATCATCGTGGGCCGCTTCCACGACTGA
- a CDS encoding DUF2267 domain-containing protein, with protein sequence MTITGMSNLDRAVNTLNIWLSDLEARLGWDERPRTYRALEATLCTLRDHLTPEQGAHLSAQLPLIVRGAYYRGWSPANTPVKDRNLDAFLDHVRQGLEEGPGKEKVDPLRVTRAVFGLLNERISSGEVARVRGELHSSIDAIWPERGEQGGEYFH encoded by the coding sequence ATGACCATCACCGGAATGTCCAACCTCGATCGCGCCGTCAACACGCTCAACATCTGGCTGAGCGATCTGGAGGCTCGCCTGGGCTGGGATGAGCGCCCACGCACCTATCGCGCGCTGGAGGCGACGCTATGCACGCTGCGCGATCACCTGACCCCGGAGCAGGGGGCCCACCTGAGCGCGCAGCTGCCCTTGATTGTGCGCGGCGCGTACTATCGGGGGTGGAGCCCGGCGAATACGCCGGTGAAAGATCGCAACCTGGATGCCTTTCTCGACCACGTGCGCCAGGGACTGGAAGAAGGGCCGGGGAAGGAGAAGGTGGACCCGCTGCGCGTGACGCGCGCGGTGTTTGGGTTGCTCAACGAGCGGATCTCAAGCGGAGAGGTCGCCCGGGTGCGCGGAGAGCTGCATAGCTCGATCGACGCGATCTGGCCGGAGCGCGGCGAGCAGGGCGGGGAGTACTTTCACTGA
- a CDS encoding isopenicillin N synthase family dioxygenase, which yields MAKEQTIPVVDLRDYTHGDEASRQAFVQKIGDALKELGFVAVEGHGVDTDLLYENYDLFEKFFALEEATKRRYESPETGRQRGYTSFGVEHAKNNEKADLKEFWHLGRDLPADHPMAERIQKNVWPEEVPALREKAQELYQAMENSAQTMLKAISIYLGQQESFLPDMIKDGNSIIRVIHYPVCDGFDEPGTMRAAEHEDINLITLLPEATQSGLELLERDGTWRPIHAIKGQMIVDSGDMLARITNNKLPSTTHRVVNPEGDATSRYSMPFFVHPHPDYVLEVLDTCLEEGEEPASAPITAEEFLFERLREIGLK from the coding sequence ATGGCTAAGGAACAGACCATCCCCGTCGTTGACCTGCGCGATTACACCCACGGCGACGAAGCCTCGCGTCAGGCCTTCGTCCAAAAAATCGGTGACGCCCTCAAAGAGCTGGGCTTTGTGGCCGTCGAAGGCCACGGCGTCGACACCGACCTCCTCTACGAAAATTACGACCTCTTCGAGAAGTTCTTCGCCCTGGAAGAAGCCACCAAGCGTCGCTACGAGTCCCCCGAGACCGGTCGCCAGCGCGGCTACACCTCTTTCGGCGTCGAACACGCCAAGAACAACGAAAAGGCTGACCTCAAAGAGTTCTGGCACCTGGGCCGTGACCTCCCCGCCGATCACCCCATGGCCGAGCGCATCCAGAAAAACGTCTGGCCCGAAGAGGTGCCTGCCCTCCGCGAAAAAGCGCAGGAACTCTACCAGGCCATGGAGAACTCCGCTCAGACCATGCTCAAAGCCATCTCGATCTACCTGGGCCAACAGGAGAGCTTCCTGCCCGACATGATCAAAGATGGCAACTCCATCATCCGCGTGATTCACTACCCGGTCTGCGATGGCTTCGATGAGCCCGGAACCATGCGCGCCGCCGAGCACGAAGACATCAACCTCATTACCCTGCTCCCCGAAGCCACCCAGTCAGGTCTGGAGCTTCTGGAGCGCGACGGCACCTGGCGCCCCATCCACGCCATCAAGGGCCAGATGATCGTCGACTCCGGGGACATGCTCGCGCGCATTACCAACAACAAGCTCCCCTCGACCACCCACCGCGTGGTCAACCCCGAAGGCGACGCCACCAGCCGCTACTCCATGCCCTTCTTCGTGCACCCGCATCCGGACTACGTGCTCGAAGTCCTCGACACCTGCCTTGAAGAAGGCGAAGAGCCGGCCAGCGCCCCCATCACCGCCGAAGAGTTTCTCTTTGAGCGTCTGCGCGAAATCGGACTGAAGTAA